A stretch of the Thermofilum adornatum genome encodes the following:
- a CDS encoding DUF2067 family protein: protein MRGITLTLNFDTPEEAISFLKLITSRIKYSGLYGEIKGKKLKLFIPESQRTEEVVNEVKTLYRELHGAKNAFQKKRFKIQTVLSLAKLETAIPVPVLVDIIKLQGKHARLAGETIETSLELNELVKLAEQVSSAYHSAIHMPLTSSARRLLVVASLTLGKNPEETVSLLLSRNLLREEDGTLSLSMDYERSLEKLRELVKQST, encoded by the coding sequence ATGCGAGGCATTACCCTCACTCTGAACTTTGACACTCCCGAGGAGGCCATTTCCTTTTTGAAGCTAATAACATCCAGGATAAAATACTCCGGGCTTTACGGTGAGATAAAGGGCAAAAAATTGAAGCTATTCATCCCAGAGAGCCAGAGAACCGAAGAAGTCGTAAACGAAGTAAAAACCCTATACAGGGAACTGCACGGCGCAAAAAACGCCTTCCAGAAAAAGAGATTTAAGATTCAAACAGTCCTCTCACTGGCAAAGCTCGAAACAGCCATACCGGTACCCGTCCTCGTAGACATTATCAAGCTACAGGGCAAACACGCGAGGCTAGCTGGGGAAACGATAGAGACAAGCCTTGAGCTCAACGAGCTTGTAAAACTCGCAGAACAAGTCTCATCAGCTTACCACTCAGCGATACATATGCCACTAACATCCTCTGCTAGGCGGCTCCTAGTTGTCGCCTCCCTGACGCTTGGAAAAAATCCCGAAGAAACGGTTAGCTTACTGCTCTCCAGAAACCTTTTGAGGGAAGAAGACGGTACACTGAGCCTTTCCATGGACTATGAGCGGAGCCTTGAAAAGCTGAGAGAACTAGTAAAACAGTCTACATGA
- a CDS encoding NAD(+)/NADH kinase: MSIRSVWLKARAGDPVAAGWAKKIYDFLAARGVEVYVDPVLGHEIPVEQLSENEATKADLGILVGGDGTFLRIVQKSGGILPPILGFAADSLGYLLPHSIRDAEKVLENVLEGNYSTRNVALGEYAYGDEKGVFLNELCIWALPGKLIEFEFSLDGLGLYHGRSDGIIVATPSGSTGHALSYGGPVILDVGQKLLEVLFPGALSPALRPLVIHGGTIGVRILAHPANMILDGQKTVSLGYSAEVRISNSERMLRILFVKEFEVKINEKLKKRVSDRNFSYIM; this comes from the coding sequence ATGTCTATACGTAGTGTTTGGCTGAAGGCCAGGGCAGGCGACCCGGTGGCGGCCGGCTGGGCAAAGAAGATATACGATTTCCTCGCGGCGAGGGGTGTCGAGGTATACGTTGACCCGGTCCTGGGCCACGAGATACCTGTGGAACAGCTAAGCGAGAACGAGGCCACAAAAGCCGACCTCGGGATACTTGTCGGCGGGGACGGGACGTTTCTCAGGATTGTCCAGAAGAGTGGCGGTATCCTGCCGCCTATCCTGGGCTTCGCGGCTGACAGCCTTGGCTACCTGCTTCCACACAGTATACGCGACGCGGAAAAGGTGCTGGAAAATGTTCTCGAGGGGAATTACTCCACCAGGAATGTTGCCCTGGGGGAGTACGCCTATGGAGACGAGAAGGGGGTCTTTCTCAACGAGCTGTGTATCTGGGCTCTCCCGGGCAAGCTGATAGAGTTCGAGTTCTCGCTGGATGGCTTGGGCCTTTACCACGGCAGGTCGGATGGGATAATTGTGGCTACGCCCAGCGGTAGCACTGGGCACGCTCTGTCCTATGGCGGGCCGGTGATCCTCGATGTCGGCCAGAAGCTTTTAGAGGTGCTTTTTCCAGGCGCGTTGTCGCCCGCTCTCCGCCCGCTAGTGATCCACGGCGGAACCATAGGCGTAAGGATACTGGCACACCCGGCAAATATGATTCTCGACGGCCAGAAGACCGTGTCTTTAGGCTACTCAGCTGAAGTGAGGATCTCAAATTCTGAGCGTATGCTCAGGATACTGTTTGTGAAAGAATTCGAGGTAAAGATAAACGAGAAGCTAAAGAAAAGGGTCTCTGACAGGAACTTTTCATACATCATGTAG
- a CDS encoding ATPase domain-containing protein, whose amino-acid sequence MVELADMGKPARSSCIGCPLYIKSRQYCLKLKTQVPDPYNPLCRVPTQVQAVQPAASTQVVSQPVPVQESYDTQVAEAIPEEVPPAPAVPSVPAVPQAVDELPYQDDPYTYNYQQALITRKALFAPTGVPGLDEILAGGFLRGKTYLVAGEAGCGKTILSIQFLLHGALNGEPGLYIAIDEPTNQLLRGLQIFGWNLRDLISSRKLMFVDMRTHFSKIYMRDERKNIEPRYIIEQILAAAKKINAKRLVIDPIAPLVYGGKEEDVLYAREFLREMVFAIEKTGELTTIMTSEIPTGSTKLSRFGVEEFLASGIIVLGIEEIYGNVERVMYIRKARWAPVKPSKYIFDIVSGKGIVIREPLSEYLKRMRRG is encoded by the coding sequence GTGGTCGAATTGGCGGACATGGGTAAACCTGCTAGGTCTTCGTGTATTGGGTGTCCATTATACATAAAGTCTAGACAGTACTGCCTCAAGCTTAAGACGCAAGTCCCCGATCCATATAATCCGCTGTGCAGGGTGCCCACGCAGGTCCAGGCCGTGCAGCCGGCCGCATCTACACAGGTTGTTTCACAGCCCGTCCCAGTCCAGGAGAGCTACGATACTCAGGTCGCAGAGGCTATACCAGAGGAGGTGCCTCCAGCCCCCGCTGTACCCAGTGTCCCTGCTGTCCCCCAGGCAGTCGACGAGTTGCCATACCAGGACGACCCGTACACCTATAATTACCAGCAGGCACTGATAACCCGTAAGGCACTGTTTGCACCGACGGGTGTCCCAGGGCTCGACGAGATTCTTGCGGGAGGCTTCCTGAGGGGGAAGACATACCTGGTCGCTGGAGAGGCTGGCTGTGGAAAAACAATCCTCTCTATCCAGTTCCTGTTGCATGGCGCACTTAACGGCGAGCCGGGGCTATACATAGCTATAGACGAGCCGACGAACCAGTTGCTCCGCGGCCTCCAGATATTTGGGTGGAATCTGAGGGATCTAATATCCTCTAGGAAGCTGATGTTTGTGGACATGAGGACCCACTTCAGCAAGATCTACATGAGGGACGAGAGGAAAAACATCGAGCCCAGGTACATCATCGAGCAGATACTTGCAGCGGCAAAGAAGATAAACGCGAAGAGGCTTGTCATAGACCCCATCGCGCCCCTTGTCTACGGCGGGAAAGAAGAGGACGTTCTCTATGCAAGAGAGTTCCTGAGAGAAATGGTCTTCGCAATAGAGAAGACCGGGGAGCTGACAACCATCATGACCAGCGAGATACCTACTGGTAGCACGAAGCTGAGCAGGTTCGGCGTAGAGGAGTTCCTGGCTTCTGGGATCATAGTGCTGGGCATCGAGGAGATATACGGAAACGTCGAGAGGGTCATGTACATCAGGAAGGCTAGGTGGGCGCCAGTAAAGCCCAGCAAATACATCTTTGACATTGTCTCTGGCAAAGGCATAGTAATAAGGGAGCCCCTAAGCGAGTACCTCAAGAGGATGCGGCGAGGATAA
- a CDS encoding KEOPS complex subunit Pcc1 — protein sequence MRVDDANGRFRAVLEVEGDPDRVEWIYRAFLPETGAAPRYRSRAVARLAGEGKMLVEITSGDVSSLRAAFNTFARLLEAVLSAERVEDV from the coding sequence ATGCGTGTGGACGACGCTAATGGTCGTTTCAGGGCTGTCTTAGAGGTCGAGGGCGACCCTGACCGCGTGGAGTGGATTTACCGTGCATTTTTGCCCGAGACTGGGGCGGCTCCGAGGTACAGGTCAAGGGCTGTGGCTAGGCTTGCTGGGGAGGGAAAGATGCTTGTAGAGATAACTTCTGGGGACGTTTCTAGCCTGCGGGCCGCTTTTAACACTTTTGCCAGGCTTCTAGAGGCAGTGTTGTCGGCTGAGAGGGTTGAGGATGTCTGA